In Humulus lupulus chromosome 7, drHumLupu1.1, whole genome shotgun sequence, the following are encoded in one genomic region:
- the LOC133788571 gene encoding probable aquaporin PIP2-1, which produces MTKDVEVTEGGEFPAKDYHDPPPTPLFDADELTKWSFYRALIAEFIATLLFLYITVLTVIGYKSQTDPNLPNVDECGGVGILGIAWAFGGMIFILVYCTAGISGGHINPAVTFGLFLARKVSLLRAVLYMVAQCLGAICGVGLVKAFQSSYYNRYGGGANTMAAGYSKGVGLGAEIIGTFVLVYTVFSATDPKRNARDSHVPVLAPLPIGFAVFMVHLATIPITGTGINPARSFGAAVIFNSEKAWNEHWIFWVGPFIGAAIAAFYHQFVLRAAAIKALGSFRSNA; this is translated from the exons ATGACTAAGGACGTTGAAGTGACCGAGGGAGGAGAGTTCCCGGCCAAGGACTACCACGACCCTCCTCCGACGCCGTTGTTCGACGCCGATGAATTGACCAAATGGTCCTTCTACAGAGCTTTGATCGCTGAGTTCATCGCCACTCTCCTCTTCCTCTACATAACTGTCTTGACCGTTATCGGGTACAAGAGCCAGACCGACCCCAACTTACCCAACGTCGACGAGTGTGGTGGCGTTGGAATCCTTGGTATCGCATGGGCTTTTGGTGGCATGATCTTCATCCTTGTTTACTGCACCGCCGGCATCTCTG GAGGACATATTAACCCGGCAGTGACATTCGGGCTGTTCTTGGCAAGAAAAGTGTCTTTGTTAAGGGCTGTGTTGTACATGGTGGCGCAGTGCTTGGGTGCCATCTGCGGAGTTGGGCTGGTGAAGGCCTTCCAGAGCTCATACTACAACAGGTACGGAGGTGGAGCCAACACGATGGCCGCTGGCTACAGCAAGGGAGTCGGTTTGGGTGCCGAGATCATTGGTACCTTTGTTCTCGTCTACACTGTCTTCTCTGCCACTGATCCCAAGAGAAATGCCAGAGACTCCCACGTCCCT GTATTGGCACCGTTGCCTATTGGATTCGCCGTGTTCATGGTTCACTTGGCCACTATTCCAATCACCGGCACCGGTATCAACCCGGCTAGGAGTTTCGGAGCTGCTGTTATCTTCAACAGCGAAAAGGCCTGGAATGAACAC TGGATCTTCTGGGTTGGACCATTCATTGGCGCTGCCATTGCTGCTTTCTACCACCAATTTGTTCTAAGAGCAGCGGCCATCAAGGCTCTCGGATCCTTCAGGAGCAATGCCTAG